Within the Flavobacterium sp. N502536 genome, the region CAATTCATCTCTAACTTCCATCAAAGCAAAACCTAACAAATTCAAGCCTTTCCATTTAGCGGGATTCAAAACATCTTTGTGATCACCAGCCATACCAATTCCCCAAATGGCATCAACCGGACTGGCTTCTACAATAATTCTGTCCTTCGTATTTAGTAAAAAAGTTTTTAGTTCTTGATTTTGACTGAATTTATGATAATTACCTTCTTTCACAATGTCAAATCTGGCAGCTAACCAAAGCGTTTCATTATAATTCTTCACTTCTCGTCCTAACTTTTTAGCTTCGGCAGGAGAATTGGCTTTAATAATTTTTGCTAAAACTTCGTTATCTTTAAACAATTCAGCCTTCTTAGCCATCATCCAGTGTTCGGCAGTTTTGTAAGTCACGTTATCAACGGTAAAAGCACTTAACCACCACTGACTGAAACAGGTTTTCGAAATGCTTCCGTCGTTTGTTGGCTGGTGTCCCCAAAAAAATAAAAATTTACTTTCCGGAACTATGGTATTTATATTGTATTTCATGTTTTCTGTTATTGAAACAAAGATGTGATTTCTTTGTTTTTTTGTTTCAGGTTTCAAGTTTCAGGTTCACTATGTAACTTGAAACTTTTTAAACTAATTGATCCAATCCAATCACCTGAACGCTTTCGCCTTCGAAATCTTTTACGGAATTGGTGGTAAAAATAGCGTCGAAGCAATTTAAAACTTCGAAACCTTTATTGAAAATTCCGTGGCTTACGGCCAGGTATAATTTTCCTGCATTTTTCTTTTTTAGCTCTTCGGCCAGTCCTACGAAAGTTCCTCCTCCGTCACAAATATCATCCACAATTAAACAATCCATTCCGTTTAGATCGTCTTCATATACTTTGAAACCAGATAATCTTCCGGTTTTTACATCGCGGCTTTTGCTGCATTCTACCACATCAATACCACCCAGAAATTCAGAAACTTTGTAGATTTTCTTTAAAGCGCCACCATCAGGAGAAATTAATTTTACGTTTTCACCAATTACTTTTAAAACTTCTGCTATAAAAGTATGATTAGGGATCACTTCGCAATTGTTTACCAATGCCGGAGTCACTTCAGAGTGCGCATCAAAAACAAACACTTTATTCAACTGAAGCGAATTGATGATATCAGCATATACTTTTACAGATAAAGATTCGCCTTTAATCATTACACGATCCTGTCTGGCTGCCGGGAAATACGGAATGAACAAATCAATTACTTTAACCTCCATTCTGCGCAGCGCGTCTACTGTGATGCACAATAAACCTAAATCGTTGAATGAATTTAATCGATGTGTAATGGTTACTTTTTGTGTAGGATCAAAATCAGGGTTAATTTTGATATGAGGCTCTCCTCCTGAAAATGTAAAGCTTTGGAATTTTATTTCTTCTGTATTAAGAATTGGAGTGAATTTTGGGTCTAAGTTAAGTATCATAGTTTTTTAGTTTGCGTTAATTATACGCAAATATAGATCAATATATTTATTAAACAATTTATTTTGTGTAAAATTTACGCAAACTTTATTTCGAAGTGAAAGCCTTTCTCGATTAACTCTTTATATTTCAAATCATTAAACCTAAAAAGTTTTGCAGGACGGCCGCTTTTTACGGGCGAAAAATGATCGGTTTGATCTAGAAAGCCATAACTGAGTATCTTCTTTCTGAAATTTCGACGGTCAATTTCTTTCTCCAAAATGGTACAGTAAAGATTCTCTAAGTCGGAAAATAGAAATTCTTGTGGAAGTAAATCAAAGCCCACCGGTTCATAAGTCAGTTTTGCTTTTAGTCTTGCGATCGCTTTTTTTACTATTAAATTATGATCGAAAGCCAGAGCGGGAATCTCGTCTATTTTGCACCATTGCACTCGTTCGGCATCGGTATCAGCCTTAATTTCCAGACCTGAAGCGTCTACTAAAGCATAATAGGCAACCGAAATGACACGATTTCTGGAGTCCCGGTTAATATCATCTCCAAAAGTATAGAGCTGTTCCATATAAGTAAGCCGAACATTGGTCTCTTCGTGCAGCTCTCTGATAACCGCTTCACTTAAAGATTCATCGTGTTTTACTAAACCGCCCGGCAAAGCCCAATACTTTTCGGCAGAGCCAAACTTTTGCTCAATTAAAAGGACATACAAACTGTTGTTCTTATATCCAAACACAATGGCATCAACCGCAATCCGAATATTTTGAAAATTCTCCATATCTAAAAAATCATATCTCACAAATATAACGAATGAGAGCCAATTTTATAATCTATCGCCTGAGCAATAAATCATAAAACTGACTCTCATCACTATCCTTTTTCTTTCTGCCTGTCTAATTTATTGTTACTGTTCTTTTTGGAATAGACGTACAATCTGCACCATTTTTTGCAACAGTAACCTCTGCTTTCACCTCATACGTTCCTGCTGCCGGGTAAATATGTGTAGTACTGGTCCCGGTTCCGGTGGTACCGTCGCCAAATGTCCACTTTACCCCCACTAAAGTTCCGGTTCCGCTATAACCAACGGAGTAGTTCATTAATTTCGGATTAGTAGCATCAGTTGAATTATGTAGTTTTACAAAAATTGCTTCTCCCAGGCAATCTACAATCTCCTCAGCGTCGTCTTTGCTGCAGGAGTTCGCCGCAAAAAACACCAGAGCAAGCATTAAAATTGATACTATCTTTTTCATTTTTATTTTTATTTAAGAATTTATTTATCAAAATTATTCTATAAAAATACAGAAAACAATGATTTTCATCATAATCGGTTACCAAAAAACAATTTTAATTCTTTGGAAATAATTTCAAAAAACGAATTCAAATTATTGTTTTTAGCGGTCAGCAGATACACATACTCTTCCGGTACATGAAAACTGTTCCATAACAATTGTAGTTTATTCTCTGTAATGTATTTTCTCGCATTGCAATTCCAGGTAACCGCAACTCCTTCATTATCGGATAACATTCGGAGCATTTCAGATTCAGAGGGAATAATATAATTTGGCACCATCGACGGCCTTTTTTTATTGAAAGCATGCAGCCAGAATAGTTTTATGTGCGGAATTCTTGCATCATGGCTGTACCATTTTTGCTCATTCAGCCACTGCTCTACTGCGGTATAATTATCCGCTTTCAGTTTCTGACGAAATTCAGTCGCATCCAAACGCACCGGCGCCACCATGATTAGCTTAATTTTTCCCACGATTTCATAAATCGTATCAAACGTATCATACCTTTTTGTGGTGATTGCAAAATCAAGTTTTTTAGCATCCACTAACTCAAAGAGCACATCGTTTTCTGCAAAAGTAAAATCGATTAAATCAAACTTAGAGATCAGCAGATTTCCAATACAATTAAAAAGATTCCTCGAAATACCAACCGAAATTAATCGGGTAGCATCTTCTGCTTTTGCGCGAAAAGTACTCTCTACATTTTCAAGCCGGTCGAGGGCATCTATGATTAAATTATTGAGTAACTTAGCGTATTCCGTTGGTTCTACGCCTTTTGACTTTCGGTTAAACAATTTATTCCCAACATGGGCTTCCAGCATTGAGATTTGCTGGCTAACTGCAGGCTGACTCATAAATAACTCTTTTGCAGCGATCGAAAAATTTCCGTTTTTATATACAGCCTTAAAGGTTCTGTACCACTCCAGATTCACCATGACATAAATATATTTATAACAAACATAGTTTATTTTATTTTTACTGATATCACTTTAACCGTAAATTTGATCAAAATTTAAACTTATGAAAAAAATAGCCTTACTTACGATTATAGCATTCAGTGCTTTTAGCACCTCTGCTATAGCTCAAAAATCAACAAAAAAAGGTACCAAAAAGGTACTATTTGTTGTAACCAGCAACGATAAACTGGGGAATACCGGAGAGAAAACCGGATTTTGGTCAGAAGAATTCGCTGCACCATATTATGAACTATTAGATCAGGGTGTCGAAATCACCATTGCTTCGCCTTTAGGAGGTCAGCCGCCAATTGATCCAAAAAGTGCCGATCCGGCATCGGCAACCGCAGACACTAAACGTTTTGACGCCGATAAAACTTTACAGGAAAAATTAAAACATACCCATAAACTTTCGACCATCAACCAGAAAGATTATGATGCTGTTTTTTATCCGGGAGGTCACGGACCACTTTGGGACCTGGTAGAAGATAAAAACTCGATTGCTTTGATCGAATCTTTCTACACTCATAAAAAACCTGTTGCCTTTGTTTGTCACGCTCCGGCAGTTTTAAAAAACGTAAAAGTTAACGGTGTCTTTTTAGTGAAAGGCAAAAATGTTACCGGTTTTACAAATGCCGAAGAGGAAGCTGTGGGGCTAACCAAAGTAGTTCCATTTTTACTCGAAGATGCTTTGACAAAAAATGGCGCCAAGTTTTCGAAAGAAGCCAACTGGCAGCCATATGCCGTACAAGACGGTCTTTTAATTACAGGACAAAATCCGGCCTCGTCTAAATTAGTGGCTGGAAAATTATTACAACAGTTAAAGTAAAAAAGGGGCTGAGGGACTAAGGTACTGAGATACTAAGGTTCTTAGGTACTTAACAAAAAAAACTTAGAACCTTAGTACCTCAGCGCCTCAGAAACTTAAAAATACAACAATTAAAACAACAAAGATGATAAAGGTTATGAATTACTAAGATTATAAACAAAAAAACTTAGTACCTCAGCGCCTTAACATCTTAGAAACTTAAAAAAAATGCTAAACTTTGAATTATACAATCCGACGAATTTAATCTTCGGAAAAGGACAAATTGAAAAACTTTCTACTCTGGTTCCTAAAGATGCCAAAATCTTACTGGCTTATGGTGGTGGAAGTATTTTTAAAAACGGAATTCACGAACAAGTCATCAACCATTTAAAGGGTTTTGATATTGTAGAATTTGGCGGAATCGAACCCAATCCACATTTCGAAACTTTAATGAAAGCGGTTGCTGTTATTAAAGCAGAAAAAATTGATTTCATTTTAGCTGTTGGTGGCGGTTCAGTAATCGACGGGGTAAAATTCATTTCAGCGGCTGTAAATTTCGACGGAGATCCGATTGATATTCTGCAAAAACGTTTACTTATTAAAGAAAACGCTGTTCCTTTCGGAACTGTTTTGACTTTACCTGCAACGGGAAGCGAAATGAATTCGGGAGCTGTTGTTACCATCGAAGCAACACAGGAAAAACTGGCTTTTGGCGGAAGTGCCCTTTTTCCTAAATTTTCAATTTGCGACCCAACTGTCATTGCTTCGTTGCCTAAAAGACAATTGCAAAATGGTGTTGTCGATGCCTATACACACGTAATGGAGCAATACCTGACTTACCCGCACGAAGGCTATTTACAAGACCGCATTGCCGAAGGAATTTTACAGACTCTAATTGAAGTTGGCCCAAAAGTAGTTGAGAATCCAACCGACTATGCTTTGGCTTCTAATTTTATGTGGAGCTGTACAATGGCTTTAAACGGACTGATCCAAAAAGGAGTTCCTTCGGACTGGGCCACCCACATGATTGGTCATGAATTAACGGCTTTGTACGGAATTGATCATGCCAGAACTTTGGCGATTATCGGACCTAGTTTGTACCAAATAATGTTTGATACGAAAAAAGAAAAACTCGCACAATATGGCCGAAGAATTTTCAGCTTAACGGGTTCTGATGATGAAGTGGCAAAAGAAGCAATCAATAAAACCGTTGCTTTTTTCCATACCATGGGAATGGATACTAAGCTCTCACAATACACCGACGATTATAGCAAAACAGCCGATTTTATCGTAAATCGTTTTAATGAAAGAGGCTGGAAAGGTTTGGGAGAAAAACAATTGATTACGCTGGAAAAAGTAAAATCGATTGTTGAAATGAGCTACTAAGGTATAAATTCCAAATAAAAAAATACAAATTCCAAATTCCAAATTTTATGCTCATTTGGAGTTTTACAAAAAAGGCGTTCTCACTTTCGGGGAACGCCTTTTTACAATACTAAAACAAAATTAACTAACTCAATTCTTGCTAAACTCATTAAATTCTAATTTATAAATAGTTACAACGTATTGATTGTCTTTTTATTGTACAGACCTGAAAATATTTTCTTTTTAATTTTAAACCTTCTGGAAACCATTGTATTTAATGGCGGTTTCTAAATTTCTTAAATGAGATTTTGTATTATTACTACATTATTAAGTACTTTTGCTTTAAATTATTAAAATAATGAGCGAAAATTTAAAATTTGCAGTAATTGGAGGAGGAAGCTGGGCAACGGCAATTGCAAAGATGTTATGCGTAAATCTTTCAGAAATTGCCTGGTACATGCGTAATGATGCTGCTATCGAGCACAT harbors:
- a CDS encoding NUDIX hydrolase; the protein is MENFQNIRIAVDAIVFGYKNNSLYVLLIEQKFGSAEKYWALPGGLVKHDESLSEAVIRELHEETNVRLTYMEQLYTFGDDINRDSRNRVISVAYYALVDASGLEIKADTDAERVQWCKIDEIPALAFDHNLIVKKAIARLKAKLTYEPVGFDLLPQEFLFSDLENLYCTILEKEIDRRNFRKKILSYGFLDQTDHFSPVKSGRPAKLFRFNDLKYKELIEKGFHFEIKFA
- a CDS encoding iron-containing alcohol dehydrogenase; translated protein: MLNFELYNPTNLIFGKGQIEKLSTLVPKDAKILLAYGGGSIFKNGIHEQVINHLKGFDIVEFGGIEPNPHFETLMKAVAVIKAEKIDFILAVGGGSVIDGVKFISAAVNFDGDPIDILQKRLLIKENAVPFGTVLTLPATGSEMNSGAVVTIEATQEKLAFGGSALFPKFSICDPTVIASLPKRQLQNGVVDAYTHVMEQYLTYPHEGYLQDRIAEGILQTLIEVGPKVVENPTDYALASNFMWSCTMALNGLIQKGVPSDWATHMIGHELTALYGIDHARTLAIIGPSLYQIMFDTKKEKLAQYGRRIFSLTGSDDEVAKEAINKTVAFFHTMGMDTKLSQYTDDYSKTADFIVNRFNERGWKGLGEKQLITLEKVKSIVEMSY
- a CDS encoding NADAR family protein; translated protein: MKYNINTIVPESKFLFFWGHQPTNDGSISKTCFSQWWLSAFTVDNVTYKTAEHWMMAKKAELFKDNEVLAKIIKANSPAEAKKLGREVKNYNETLWLAARFDIVKEGNYHKFSQNQELKTFLLNTKDRIIVEASPVDAIWGIGMAGDHKDVLNPAKWKGLNLLGFALMEVRDELR
- a CDS encoding LysR family transcriptional regulator; translated protein: MVNLEWYRTFKAVYKNGNFSIAAKELFMSQPAVSQQISMLEAHVGNKLFNRKSKGVEPTEYAKLLNNLIIDALDRLENVESTFRAKAEDATRLISVGISRNLFNCIGNLLISKFDLIDFTFAENDVLFELVDAKKLDFAITTKRYDTFDTIYEIVGKIKLIMVAPVRLDATEFRQKLKADNYTAVEQWLNEQKWYSHDARIPHIKLFWLHAFNKKRPSMVPNYIIPSESEMLRMLSDNEGVAVTWNCNARKYITENKLQLLWNSFHVPEEYVYLLTAKNNNLNSFFEIISKELKLFFGNRL
- the prs gene encoding ribose-phosphate diphosphokinase; this translates as MILNLDPKFTPILNTEEIKFQSFTFSGGEPHIKINPDFDPTQKVTITHRLNSFNDLGLLCITVDALRRMEVKVIDLFIPYFPAARQDRVMIKGESLSVKVYADIINSLQLNKVFVFDAHSEVTPALVNNCEVIPNHTFIAEVLKVIGENVKLISPDGGALKKIYKVSEFLGGIDVVECSKSRDVKTGRLSGFKVYEDDLNGMDCLIVDDICDGGGTFVGLAEELKKKNAGKLYLAVSHGIFNKGFEVLNCFDAIFTTNSVKDFEGESVQVIGLDQLV
- a CDS encoding type 1 glutamine amidotransferase domain-containing protein, which codes for MKKIALLTIIAFSAFSTSAIAQKSTKKGTKKVLFVVTSNDKLGNTGEKTGFWSEEFAAPYYELLDQGVEITIASPLGGQPPIDPKSADPASATADTKRFDADKTLQEKLKHTHKLSTINQKDYDAVFYPGGHGPLWDLVEDKNSIALIESFYTHKKPVAFVCHAPAVLKNVKVNGVFLVKGKNVTGFTNAEEEAVGLTKVVPFLLEDALTKNGAKFSKEANWQPYAVQDGLLITGQNPASSKLVAGKLLQQLK
- a CDS encoding PKD domain-containing protein, which produces MKKIVSILMLALVFFAANSCSKDDAEEIVDCLGEAIFVKLHNSTDATNPKLMNYSVGYSGTGTLVGVKWTFGDGTTGTGTSTTHIYPAAGTYEVKAEVTVAKNGADCTSIPKRTVTIN